The following coding sequences are from one Desulfitibacter sp. BRH_c19 window:
- a CDS encoding UDP-N-acetyl-D-galactosamine dehydrogenase encodes MNLYEKLVKKEEKIAIIGLGYVGMPIAVAFAKKVNVIGFDLNEKKIELYKSGIDPTNEVGNEEINRTTVEFTADETKLREAKFHVVAVPTPINSDKTPDLSPVEGASCIVGRNLTKGSIVVYESTVYPGVTEDICVPILEKESGLKCGVGFKIGYSPERINPGDKVNTLEKIVKIVSGMDAESLEDITKVYELVIEAGVHRANSIKVAEAAKVVENSQRDINIAFMNELAMVFDRMGIDTKEVIDAMNTKWNALKFYPGLVGGHCIGVDPYYFVYEAEKLGYHSQIILSGRKINDGMGKFVADAIIKKLILANKVVKQSKIVILGMTFKENTPDTRNSKVIDIIDSLKEYGIDPIVVDPEADADEAKCEYGIDIVDIKEVENADCLVLAVAHDIFKQMSWDEIDSLYVDFDNENKVLIDVRSILDRKEIEEKGYSYWRL; translated from the coding sequence ATGAATCTATATGAAAAGTTAGTAAAAAAAGAAGAAAAAATTGCTATTATCGGCTTGGGTTACGTTGGTATGCCAATAGCAGTTGCATTTGCAAAGAAAGTGAACGTAATAGGCTTTGATCTGAATGAAAAGAAGATAGAATTATATAAATCAGGAATTGATCCTACTAATGAAGTAGGCAATGAGGAAATTAATAGAACTACAGTAGAATTTACAGCAGATGAAACTAAACTCAGAGAGGCTAAGTTTCACGTTGTAGCAGTTCCCACACCAATTAATTCTGATAAAACGCCAGACTTATCTCCGGTTGAAGGAGCGAGCTGTATTGTTGGTCGAAATCTAACCAAAGGATCTATTGTAGTTTATGAATCCACAGTATATCCAGGTGTTACCGAGGATATATGCGTACCAATTTTGGAGAAAGAATCAGGTTTAAAATGTGGTGTTGGTTTTAAGATTGGATATTCTCCTGAAAGAATAAATCCAGGTGATAAGGTAAATACACTCGAGAAGATAGTAAAAATTGTATCGGGAATGGATGCCGAAAGCCTCGAAGATATAACAAAAGTATATGAGTTGGTAATTGAAGCGGGTGTACATAGAGCTAATTCAATTAAAGTAGCAGAGGCTGCAAAAGTTGTAGAGAACAGCCAACGAGATATTAATATCGCTTTTATGAACGAGCTTGCAATGGTGTTTGATCGTATGGGAATTGATACAAAAGAGGTCATTGATGCAATGAACACAAAATGGAATGCGCTTAAGTTCTATCCAGGGCTTGTTGGAGGTCATTGTATTGGTGTTGATCCATACTATTTTGTATATGAAGCCGAAAAACTAGGTTATCACAGTCAGATTATATTATCAGGAAGGAAAATTAATGACGGAATGGGCAAGTTCGTAGCAGATGCTATTATCAAAAAGTTGATTTTAGCCAACAAAGTGGTCAAGCAGTCAAAAATTGTTATACTTGGAATGACATTTAAAGAAAACACCCCGGATACAAGAAACTCAAAAGTAATAGATATCATTGATAGTTTAAAGGAGTATGGCATCGATCCTATAGTTGTAGACCCAGAAGCTGATGCAGACGAAGCAAAGTGTGAATATGGTATTGATATAGTTGATATTAAAGAAGTTGAAAATGCTGATTGTTTAGTACTAGCTGTTGCTCATGATATATTTAAACAAATGAGTTGGGATGAAATAGATTCCTTATATGTCGATTTTGATAATGAAAATAAAGTGCTTATTGATGTCAGAAGTATATTAGATAGAAAAGAGATTGAAGAAAAAGGCTATAGTTACTGGAGATTATAG
- a CDS encoding glycosyltransferase WbuB — MKQNVWIWNHYATNMYFDKAGRHYWFAEYLIKLGYKPTIFCASTNHFSNENIDTKGEKYITEPKNDIPFVFVKAPDYKGNGKKRILNMIAFYRNIFAVAREYAKTHGKPDVILASSVHPLTLVAGIKFAKKLGIPCICEVRDLWPESIVAYGSLKRNSVIARVLYQGEKWIYKNANSIIMTWEGGKEYISDRGWDKQIDLEKVKHISNGVIVDSFDRNSEENKIVDPDLDNRNYKNIIYAGSIGKVNNLGLLLDAAKIIQEKGHAQIRFLLYGSGDECEVLERRCKDEGINNITFKGRVEKKFIPYVLKKAYVNILHNSSTSLDKYGQSQNKFFEYLAAGKCIVQTYSTGYSICDKYNCGISAPVQSAEEIAKAVLKACEDEKENFLMGQNARRAAYEFDFSKLTNNLVDLIESV; from the coding sequence ATGAAGCAGAATGTTTGGATATGGAATCATTACGCAACTAATATGTATTTTGATAAGGCCGGAAGGCACTATTGGTTTGCAGAATACTTAATTAAATTGGGGTACAAACCTACAATTTTTTGTGCGTCAACTAATCATTTTTCTAATGAAAACATAGACACCAAAGGGGAGAAATATATTACTGAGCCAAAAAATGATATACCTTTTGTGTTTGTTAAAGCTCCCGACTATAAAGGGAATGGCAAGAAGCGTATTTTGAATATGATCGCTTTCTATAGAAATATTTTTGCGGTGGCAAGGGAATATGCAAAAACGCATGGTAAACCAGATGTTATTCTTGCCTCAAGTGTCCATCCATTGACTTTAGTAGCAGGGATCAAGTTTGCTAAGAAATTAGGCATTCCATGTATATGTGAAGTTAGAGATTTGTGGCCGGAAAGCATAGTGGCTTATGGATCATTAAAACGTAATAGTGTTATTGCTAGGGTACTCTATCAGGGCGAGAAATGGATTTATAAAAATGCGAATTCGATCATTATGACCTGGGAAGGCGGCAAAGAATATATCTCAGATCGAGGATGGGATAAGCAGATTGATCTTGAAAAAGTAAAACACATTAGTAATGGAGTTATTGTTGACTCTTTTGACCGGAATAGTGAAGAAAATAAGATAGTTGATCCAGACTTAGATAATCGAAATTATAAAAATATTATTTATGCTGGTTCAATAGGAAAAGTGAATAATTTAGGCCTTTTATTAGACGCGGCCAAAATAATCCAAGAAAAAGGGCATGCTCAAATTAGATTTTTATTATATGGATCCGGCGATGAATGTGAAGTGCTTGAGCGAAGGTGTAAGGATGAAGGAATCAATAATATAACTTTCAAAGGCCGGGTAGAAAAAAAGTTTATTCCATACGTATTGAAAAAGGCTTACGTAAATATACTTCATAATTCTAGTACTTCGCTAGATAAATACGGACAAAGTCAAAATAAATTTTTCGAGTATTTAGCTGCGGGTAAGTGCATAGTTCAGACGTATTCAACAGGTTATAGCATATGTGATAAATATAATTGTGGTATAAGTGCTCCAGTCCAAAGCGCAGAAGAAATAGCTAAGGCAGTTCTAAAAGCGTGTGAAGATGAAAAGGAAAATTTTCTAATGGGACAGAACGCAAGACGAGCTGCCTACGAATTTGACTTTAGTAAATTAACGAATAATCTGGTTGATCTAATTGAAAGCGTATAA
- a CDS encoding acetyltransferase — MKEKLLIIGASGHGKVVADIAIKMDKWQSIAFLDDDDSIKSCMGLKVIGKSDDAFTYLKDAAIFVAIGNNATREKTQERLKIEGASMATLIHPSAVIGTDVEIGTGTAIMAGVVINSSTHIGKGCIVNTGATLDHDSVIEDYVHISPGANLAGAVCIGRRSWLGIGSIVSNNLNICSECKVGAGAVVVKDITEPGTYVGVPARRV; from the coding sequence ATGAAAGAAAAACTTTTGATTATAGGTGCTAGTGGACATGGAAAAGTAGTCGCTGACATCGCAATAAAAATGGATAAATGGCAAAGCATAGCATTTCTAGACGATGATGATTCAATTAAGTCATGTATGGGGCTTAAAGTCATCGGTAAGTCTGATGATGCTTTTACATACCTAAAAGATGCAGCTATCTTTGTGGCTATCGGTAATAACGCTACAAGAGAGAAGACGCAAGAAAGGCTTAAAATAGAAGGTGCCTCTATGGCGACTCTAATACATCCAAGTGCAGTCATTGGAACCGATGTTGAGATCGGAACAGGAACAGCTATTATGGCAGGAGTTGTAATTAACAGTTCTACTCATATTGGAAAAGGCTGCATTGTAAACACGGGAGCGACTTTGGATCATGACAGTGTGATTGAAGATTATGTGCATATTTCCCCTGGGGCTAATCTGGCCGGTGCCGTATGTATAGGCAGAAGGTCCTGGCTCGGGATTGGAAGTATAGTAAGTAATAACTTAAACATCTGTAGTGAGTGTAAAGTGGGTGCAGGTGCTGTAGTGGTTAAGGATATTACTGAACCAGGGACATATGTTGGGGTTCCGGCGAGGAGAGTATAG
- a CDS encoding sugar transferase, with protein sequence MDRKRGLYERLIKRPQDFILSLAALIVLSPVLLIVATLVRTKLGRPIIFKQERPGFKEKIFTMYKFRTMTDVKDENGELLPDSVRLTRFGKLLRTTSLDELPELWNIVRGDIAVVGPRPLLVQYLPLYSDHQKRRHEVRPGLSGLAQVSGRNAISWEDKFNLDVEYVDNVSFIGDWKIIFLTIKKVFVREGINSDSAATMEPFKGRSLNH encoded by the coding sequence ATGGATCGTAAAAGAGGTTTGTATGAAAGATTAATCAAAAGGCCCCAAGATTTCATCCTCTCCTTGGCAGCACTTATTGTATTAAGCCCAGTTTTGCTTATCGTAGCAACCCTGGTGAGAACAAAGCTTGGCCGTCCTATCATTTTTAAGCAAGAGCGACCAGGGTTCAAAGAGAAGATCTTCACTATGTATAAATTTAGAACTATGACAGATGTAAAAGACGAGAATGGTGAATTACTGCCTGATAGTGTAAGGTTAACGAGGTTTGGAAAACTTTTGAGAACTACAAGCTTAGATGAACTTCCCGAGTTATGGAACATAGTTCGAGGAGATATAGCCGTTGTGGGTCCCAGGCCTTTATTAGTTCAATACTTACCACTGTATAGCGATCACCAAAAACGAAGGCATGAAGTAAGACCAGGGCTTTCGGGTCTTGCGCAAGTAAGCGGAAGAAACGCTATTAGCTGGGAAGATAAGTTTAATCTGGATGTTGAGTATGTAGACAATGTTTCTTTTATTGGGGATTGGAAGATTATTTTCCTTACGATCAAAAAGGTTTTTGTTAGGGAAGGAATCAACTCAGATTCTGCAGCAACAATGGAACCTTTCAAAGGAAGAAGCTTAAATCATTAG
- a CDS encoding aminotransferase DegT, with amino-acid sequence MQKKIYLSSPHMSDEGYEMQYVQEAFDTNWVAPLGPNVNEFEKELASKVGSKHAAALTSGTGAIHLALKSFGVGEGDIVFCPTLTFSATANPIIYQNATPVFIDSDYETWNMCPKALEVAFEKYGDKVKAVLVVHLYGLSADMDKIMAICEKYNVPVIEDAAESLGAYYKGKHTGTFGEFGVFSFNGNKIITTSGGGMLVSDDEEKIKKVRFWSTQSRDAARYYQHSELGFNYRMSNVVAGIGRGQLKVLDQRVAKKKYIFEYYKREFGGFEGVEFMPINDWNEPNYWLSVMTLNGKVRPLDMMEALEKENIESRPMWKPMHMQPFFAEYNYIGSDVSEKLFENGVCLPSDTKMTDGDLENICGIVKGLWE; translated from the coding sequence ATGCAAAAAAAAATCTACCTCTCATCCCCACACATGAGTGATGAAGGTTATGAAATGCAATATGTACAAGAAGCGTTTGACACAAACTGGGTAGCACCACTAGGTCCGAATGTAAATGAATTTGAGAAAGAACTAGCATCTAAAGTTGGTTCAAAACATGCTGCAGCGCTAACTTCTGGAACTGGAGCAATCCATTTAGCCCTTAAATCTTTTGGTGTTGGTGAAGGGGATATCGTATTCTGTCCTACCCTTACTTTTTCTGCTACAGCCAATCCAATTATCTATCAAAATGCAACTCCTGTATTTATTGATAGCGATTACGAAACTTGGAATATGTGTCCTAAAGCATTAGAGGTAGCCTTCGAAAAGTATGGTGATAAAGTAAAGGCTGTTTTAGTTGTGCATTTATATGGTTTATCTGCGGATATGGATAAGATCATGGCAATTTGTGAGAAGTACAATGTGCCAGTAATTGAGGATGCAGCTGAATCTTTAGGTGCTTATTACAAAGGAAAACATACTGGAACCTTTGGTGAATTTGGTGTATTCAGTTTTAATGGAAATAAGATCATCACTACTTCTGGTGGAGGGATGCTAGTTTCTGATGATGAAGAAAAGATTAAGAAAGTTAGATTCTGGTCTACCCAATCCAGAGATGCAGCAAGGTACTATCAGCATAGCGAATTAGGGTTCAATTACCGTATGAGCAATGTCGTTGCTGGGATTGGTAGAGGTCAATTAAAAGTATTAGATCAGAGAGTGGCTAAGAAGAAATATATCTTTGAATATTATAAGCGAGAATTTGGTGGATTTGAAGGCGTTGAATTCATGCCAATCAATGACTGGAATGAGCCAAACTACTGGCTGAGTGTCATGACGTTGAATGGGAAAGTAAGACCTCTTGATATGATGGAAGCATTAGAGAAAGAGAATATCGAGTCAAGACCTATGTGGAAGCCGATGCACATGCAACCGTTCTTCGCTGAGTATAATTATATTGGTTCAGATGTAAGTGAAAAGCTCTTTGAGAATGGGGTGTGCTTGCCATCCGATACAAAGATGACGGATGGAGATCTTGAGAACATATGTGGGATTGTTAAGGGGTTGTGGGAGTAA